The DNA window TCGACAAGTGCATATCAAAGAAATGTTTTAAATTGTTATCAGCTAATAAAAAGACTGTAGGAATATAAATTTAAGGAAATTTTACGCACATGAATAAAGCCTAAAAAAGACGGTTCAATCTTTTTTAGGCCAGGTATCGAGATGCAATGAAGCTTGTCTTACAACTCTGTTAATACAAGATTATCTATTGTTGTAAAACAACTTTAAAGTTTTTTGATTGATTGCCTTTTTGTAAAACTATAAAAAAGACTCCGTTGTTTTGTTGATAAGAACCAAGATTATACTCTTCTTTTATTTCATCAGATCCTTCTGCATGTAATAAACGTTTCCCTTCTTGCGTATAAATAGAAATAGAATCATAGGCTGAAGCATAATTTATTTTGATGAGGTCAGCAGTGGGGTTGGGGTATACAAAAAAACTATCTAAATAAATAGCATCAAATCCAATAGCAACAGTTTTTGAGTGAGAAAAAGTTTCCCCATCCACATCAACTTGTTTTAAACGGTATAAATTTGATCCCTGTGTAGGGAAAGGATCAATAAATGTATAGTTGATAGGCTGAGAACTGTTACCATTAGCAGCTTTAGAATCAATAAAGGCTATATCTTTGTAAGTTCTATCTACTGATGAAAACTTTTGCACGTAAAAACCGGAATTATTGATTTCTGTTATTGTTTCCCAACTGAGTAAAACATGCTGGTCATTGTTTGTCAGTTGTGCAGTAAACTCGCCTAATTCAATAGGGAGAGGGGTATTTGGAGCACCACAGCTGGCATTAAGGTTTTCTACCCATTCATTTGTTCCATTGTTGTTGGTGTATTGCAGGCTTAGCAAAGGATTTGTGCTTTCATTACCGGCATTGTATGACGCTACTTCACTGCTGTCAGTTTCTGAAATTTCACCATTGATAGACACCCAACAATCTTCACTATTAGAACACATTAAAATATCTACAAAAACAGGATCATTCAACCAAAAGCCATAATTTAAGTCGTTGGTTCCTTGAATACTAATAGACAGGGTATCATTGGCCGCAATGTTATAATTTGTTTGATCCGTGGTGCACGTTGGACAGACTTGACCTGTAGAGTTATAGGTAATCACTTTAAAATTCCATGCTTGGCTATCTAAGTTTAGTACCTCTAAGCAAACGCTGTTGCCTTGATGATTAATTTCTACAATTTTTAAATTTTGCGCCCATAGGATACCAGTGAACAATAGTGTAAAGGATAAAAATATTTTTTTCATGTTTGCATCATTATGAGATAAATCAAGCAAAGTCAATAAATGATAAAATCAATACAATAGATTTTAATGTCCATAAAAAAGTTCTGATCCAATTGCCCCTGACCAGTGAATGAATTATGTCACGATCAAAATGCTCAGCCAATCGTCCATGCAAGGGGATTTGAAATATTGCTGTTGATAACCAAATCCCAATGAGCATGACAAGATTCAATAAAAAAAAATGGTATTGAATAAAAAGCCACATTGCAGAAAAAACTTCAATCAGCATGATTGGACCTACAACAAAACTGGTTAACCACTGATGTTTTTTGGCATAGTGTGGAAAGCAGCTTGGTTCAATCAATGCAAAAAGAGGGTAGTGAACAACTTGGACAAACCAAATGAGACCTGTCATAAAAAGCGAACAAAAAAGTTGAATATAAAAAAGTTCTGTTAAGGTGAGGTTAAGCATTGGAAATCTCCTTGTAGAGTTTAAGGGCTTTTTCTCTTTGTGTTTTGTGGTCTACAATGGGTTTTATGTATTGCTCGGCAATTTTGTTTTCATTGTGTAATAGTTTTGCATCCAGCTGTTCAAGTTGTGGAAGATATTGCTTGATGTAGTGGCCATCAGCATCAAATTTTTTAGACTGAGACCAGGGATTAAAAATTCTGAAATAGGGTTGCGCATCACAGCCTGTAGATGCTGACCATTGCCAGCCACCATTGTTGGGGGCTAAGTCTCCATCCAATAATTTTTCCATAAAATATTGTTCTCCCCAGCGCCAATCAATCAACAAGTCTTTGCATAAAAAAGAAGCTACAATCATTCTACACCGGTTGTGCATCCAGCCAGTAGTATTGAGTTGTTTCATGGCAGCGTCAACAATAGGAAATCCGGTTTCTCCATTTTTCCAGGCTTCAAACCATTTTTCATTGTTATCCCAATTGAGTTGATTGTACTCTGGTTTAAATGCTTCTTTTTCTACACGAGGGTGATGGTACAAGATGTGATAATAGAATTCGCGCCAAATGAGCTCATTAAAAAAAGCATCTTTTTGGCTTTTATTTTTAGGGTCAAAAGCTTTGAGTTTTAGATAAGCAATGATTTGCGCAATATTAAGAGAACCGTTTTTTAAGAAAAAAGAAAATTGGGAGGTTCCGTCAATTGAAGGAATATCTCTGTGATCTTTATAGCGGTTAATTTTTTCTGCGAAGGTTTCTAAACAAGCATAAGCAGCTAAAGAACCTGCTTCGGGAATTTCAACGTTGATCTTTTTTTTGTTGGATTCATCATAATCACTCAAACTATCATTGAGTTTGAGTTTATTGTAAGTCAGGTCTTGCCAGCTTAAGCAGAATATTTTTTTGGCTTTATTGTTTTTTAATGCATCTAAATAATCAAAAGTCTTATCTTGATTTTTAATACGCTGTTGTATGCAATCATTATTAAATACATTGAGCCACTGTCTAGAAAACGGTGTAAAGACTTGATAGTACTCATCATCCGTCCCTTTTTTGGTCACTTCATGAGGTTCAATTAAAAGGTGATCATTGCATGAAAACTGTGAAATATCCCAGTCATCTAAAAGTTTTATAATTGATTGATCTCTCTCAATTGCAAAGGGTTCATAGTCTTTGTTCCAGGTAAATAAAGTGGGTAGATGAATGTTTCTATCTTTAAATTGACAAAATAATTTTTCAAAAGATGTGTGCGGGCCTTCATCTAAAAAAAGTAAATCACTGCCAGCCTGTTGTAGTTCGTCTTTTAATGCTTTTAAGCTTTCTATAAAAAACTGAAAGCGATTGACTGAAAAATCATCACGACTTAAAAATTTTTTATCAAAACAAAATAAACCAACAACACGGCCATCATTTTTTTTCCAGTTTTCTTGCAAGGCTGGATTGCCGGCTACTCTAAGGTCTCGTCTAAACCAGTGGATACCATAGTTTTGGGTTGTTTTAGACATTATCCATTCATCAAACTTGGATTTTGGGCCATGGCCTCAAGTCTTTTGATGCGCTCTTGGGTGACAGGGTGAGTTCTAAATAAGTTTTGTAAGCCTTTTAAATGACTTAGAGGATTTATAATAAACATATGAGCCGTTTCTGGGCTGGCATCCATAGGATAGTGTTGGGCACCCATTTCTAATTTTTGTAAAGCTCTGGCAAGATACAGTGGGTTACCACAAATTTTAGCCCCACCTTTATCGGCACCAAACTCTCTTGATCTAGAAATAGCCATTTGAATAAGCATGGCCGCAAGAGGAGCAAAAATCATGGCGGCAATGAAGGCTATTGGATTGGAATTGTCATCATCTCCACCTCTACCACCACCCAATAAAGCCCCCCATCTGGCGATGCTTGCTAAGATAGAAATTGCCCCAGCAAAGGTGGCTGCAACGGTTTGAATTAAGATGTCTCTGTTGGCAATGTGCGCCAATTCATGGCCAATGACACCGGACAGTTCATCATGGTCTAGTAAGTTTAAAATACCCGTTGTAACAGCAACTGCCGCATGGTCTGGGTTTCTTCCAGTTGCAAAAGCATTGGGAGTGGGGTTTTGAATGATATACACTTTAGGCATGGGGATGTTGGCATTCATGGTGAGACCGCGCACCATGCTGTATAATTCTGGCGCAGAGCTTTCATCCACCTCTTTGGCACGATACATTTTTAAAACCATTTTATCTGAAAACCAATAAGAAAAGAAATTGCTGCCAGCAGCAAAAACCAAGCCCAAGATCATTCCTTGCTGTCCACCCAATACTTTACCTAGGTAAGCAAAAACAATGACCAATAAAATCATTAAAAGAGTCGTTTTAAACGTATTTTGCATGCTGGAAATATAGCGCAAATGAGACGATTGTCTAGCTATTATAACTCCAGTTTATAACTCTCTCCAACAGCCAAAGTCATAAATGGAGACAGTGTTTTGTAGGCTAAACTCGCTTCAATTAAATCATCTTTAGGTTGATGTAGGGCCTCATCAGATAAAATGTACGTTCCCCAGTGAATTGCAACTGAGCGTTTTGACTTTAAATCAATATGAGCTTGCAAAGCTTGTTTAGGACTCA is part of the bacterium genome and encodes:
- a CDS encoding T9SS type A sorting domain-containing protein, with the protein product MKKIFLSFTLLFTGILWAQNLKIVEINHQGNSVCLEVLNLDSQAWNFKVITYNSTGQVCPTCTTDQTNYNIAANDTLSISIQGTNDLNYGFWLNDPVFVDILMCSNSEDCWVSINGEISETDSSEVASYNAGNESTNPLLSLQYTNNNGTNEWVENLNASCGAPNTPLPIELGEFTAQLTNNDQHVLLSWETITEINNSGFYVQKFSSVDRTYKDIAFIDSKAANGNSSQPINYTFIDPFPTQGSNLYRLKQVDVDGETFSHSKTVAIGFDAIYLDSFFVYPNPTADLIKINYASAYDSISIYTQEGKRLLHAEGSDEIKEEYNLGSYQQNNGVFFIVLQKGNQSKNFKVVLQQ
- a CDS encoding DNA photolyase family protein; the encoded protein is MSKTTQNYGIHWFRRDLRVAGNPALQENWKKNDGRVVGLFCFDKKFLSRDDFSVNRFQFFIESLKALKDELQQAGSDLLFLDEGPHTSFEKLFCQFKDRNIHLPTLFTWNKDYEPFAIERDQSIIKLLDDWDISQFSCNDHLLIEPHEVTKKGTDDEYYQVFTPFSRQWLNVFNNDCIQQRIKNQDKTFDYLDALKNNKAKKIFCLSWQDLTYNKLKLNDSLSDYDESNKKKINVEIPEAGSLAAYACLETFAEKINRYKDHRDIPSIDGTSQFSFFLKNGSLNIAQIIAYLKLKAFDPKNKSQKDAFFNELIWREFYYHILYHHPRVEKEAFKPEYNQLNWDNNEKWFEAWKNGETGFPIVDAAMKQLNTTGWMHNRCRMIVASFLCKDLLIDWRWGEQYFMEKLLDGDLAPNNGGWQWSASTGCDAQPYFRIFNPWSQSKKFDADGHYIKQYLPQLEQLDAKLLHNENKIAEQYIKPIVDHKTQREKALKLYKEISNA
- the htpX gene encoding zinc metalloprotease HtpX; its protein translation is MQNTFKTTLLMILLVIVFAYLGKVLGGQQGMILGLVFAAGSNFFSYWFSDKMVLKMYRAKEVDESSAPELYSMVRGLTMNANIPMPKVYIIQNPTPNAFATGRNPDHAAVAVTTGILNLLDHDELSGVIGHELAHIANRDILIQTVAATFAGAISILASIARWGALLGGGRGGDDDNSNPIAFIAAMIFAPLAAMLIQMAISRSREFGADKGGAKICGNPLYLARALQKLEMGAQHYPMDASPETAHMFIINPLSHLKGLQNLFRTHPVTQERIKRLEAMAQNPSLMNG